From a single Xiphophorus maculatus strain JP 163 A chromosome 5, X_maculatus-5.0-male, whole genome shotgun sequence genomic region:
- the klf3 gene encoding Krueppel-like factor 3 isoform X1 gives MCVLFCRSLASAAMLMYDYPPKTDMETSFPEPYGVIFHHPSAFYRVPMQPFTTCNPTQTQQEPVDLSVSKRSSSTSSSPPASSPASPPSSPSSTYSSASRASPCSPHSQLRSSPTHSLPPPTHMMPYPPMVIQSPGVMVSPLVLPLPLMYPSPISLHPPMMVSPPVPSDEGHPPSREHKYVHSTKHGEIHDLHKSIKTEPQPDLSQDALSSHEMKSSVIRISHEYECNNPSVIVRTSSKHPLPAESPDTQKKRRIHCCDFSGCNKVYTKSSHLKAHRRTHTGEKPYKCVWEGCTWKFARSDELTRHFRKHTGVKPFQCPDCERSFSRSDHLALHKKRHLLV, from the exons atgtgtgttttattttgtaggagCCTGGCCAGTGCAGCCATGCTGATGTATGATTACCCTCCAAAGACCGACATGGAGACG TCATTCCCAGAGCCATACGGGGTGATCTTTCACCATCCCAGTGCCTTCTACCGGGTGCCCATGCAGCCCTTCACAACGTGCAACCCCACGCAGACCCAGCAGGAGCCGGTGGATCTGTCGGTCAGCAAGcgctcctcctccacctcgtCCTCGCCTCCGGCGTCCTCCCCGGCCTCGCCTCCCAGCTCTCCGTCCTCCACCTACAGCTCGGCGAGCCGCGCCTCTCCCTGCTCCCCACACTCTCAGCTCCGCTCGTCGCCCACCCACTCCCTCCCGCCACCCACTCACATGATGCCTTACCCACCCATGGTCATCCAAAGTCCCGGGGTGATGGTGTCGCCCCTCGTGCTGCCCCTGCCCCTCATGTACCCATCACCAATTTCCCTGCATCCGCCGATGATGGTGAGCCCGCCGGTCCCGAGCGATGAAGGTCATCCTCCCAGCAGAGAACATAAGTATG TTCACTCTACGAAGCACGGGGAGATCCACGACCTGCACAAGTCAATCAAAACCGAGCCTCAACCTGATCTCTCCCAGGACGCACTGAGCAGCCATGAGATGAAATCCTCCGTCATCAGGATATCCCACGAGTACGA GTGCAACAATCCATCAGTGATAGTTCGCACAAGCTCCAAGCATCCTCTACCAGCTGAGTCGCCTGACACGCAGAAAAAGCGCCGAATTCACTGCTGCGACTTCTCTGGCTGCAACAAAGTGTACACCAAGAGCTCTCACCTCAAAGCGCATCGCAGAACACACACCG GAGAGAAACCTTACAAGTGCGTGTGGGAAGGCTGCACATGGAAGTTCGCCCGTTCAGACGAGCTAACGAGACACTTCCGCAAACACACGGGGGTCAAACCGTTCCAGTGTCCAGACTGCGAACGCAGCTTCTCCCGCTCAGACCACCTGGCTCTGCACAAGAAACGCCACCTTTTAGTGTGA
- the klf3 gene encoding Krueppel-like factor 3 isoform X2, translating to MLMYDYPPKTDMETSFPEPYGVIFHHPSAFYRVPMQPFTTCNPTQTQQEPVDLSVSKRSSSTSSSPPASSPASPPSSPSSTYSSASRASPCSPHSQLRSSPTHSLPPPTHMMPYPPMVIQSPGVMVSPLVLPLPLMYPSPISLHPPMMVSPPVPSDEGHPPSREHKYVHSTKHGEIHDLHKSIKTEPQPDLSQDALSSHEMKSSVIRISHEYECNNPSVIVRTSSKHPLPAESPDTQKKRRIHCCDFSGCNKVYTKSSHLKAHRRTHTGEKPYKCVWEGCTWKFARSDELTRHFRKHTGVKPFQCPDCERSFSRSDHLALHKKRHLLV from the exons ATGCTGATGTATGATTACCCTCCAAAGACCGACATGGAGACG TCATTCCCAGAGCCATACGGGGTGATCTTTCACCATCCCAGTGCCTTCTACCGGGTGCCCATGCAGCCCTTCACAACGTGCAACCCCACGCAGACCCAGCAGGAGCCGGTGGATCTGTCGGTCAGCAAGcgctcctcctccacctcgtCCTCGCCTCCGGCGTCCTCCCCGGCCTCGCCTCCCAGCTCTCCGTCCTCCACCTACAGCTCGGCGAGCCGCGCCTCTCCCTGCTCCCCACACTCTCAGCTCCGCTCGTCGCCCACCCACTCCCTCCCGCCACCCACTCACATGATGCCTTACCCACCCATGGTCATCCAAAGTCCCGGGGTGATGGTGTCGCCCCTCGTGCTGCCCCTGCCCCTCATGTACCCATCACCAATTTCCCTGCATCCGCCGATGATGGTGAGCCCGCCGGTCCCGAGCGATGAAGGTCATCCTCCCAGCAGAGAACATAAGTATG TTCACTCTACGAAGCACGGGGAGATCCACGACCTGCACAAGTCAATCAAAACCGAGCCTCAACCTGATCTCTCCCAGGACGCACTGAGCAGCCATGAGATGAAATCCTCCGTCATCAGGATATCCCACGAGTACGA GTGCAACAATCCATCAGTGATAGTTCGCACAAGCTCCAAGCATCCTCTACCAGCTGAGTCGCCTGACACGCAGAAAAAGCGCCGAATTCACTGCTGCGACTTCTCTGGCTGCAACAAAGTGTACACCAAGAGCTCTCACCTCAAAGCGCATCGCAGAACACACACCG GAGAGAAACCTTACAAGTGCGTGTGGGAAGGCTGCACATGGAAGTTCGCCCGTTCAGACGAGCTAACGAGACACTTCCGCAAACACACGGGGGTCAAACCGTTCCAGTGTCCAGACTGCGAACGCAGCTTCTCCCGCTCAGACCACCTGGCTCTGCACAAGAAACGCCACCTTTTAGTGTGA
- the fam114a1 gene encoding protein NOXP20 isoform X1, which yields MSQAAPSDAEPCTDSGPPSGPAPLTDPSPHHGESTLHDHPTAPLPPSLNAESTDFLHEAQQTAVEDTTTKPETSEGLSEPPAGNQVVECDQAVSLEPDPESLEEEEKVSVQQKDQGWGGWSTWGKSLLSSATSTVGHSLSSVKVKAGEALRLHRTSVGEEALEEEDEGAGERKEGADPDRASLEESAPASAAPSAAPSRGVFSTITHAVQNTGKSVISGGLDALEFIGKKTMNVLAESDPGFKKTKTLMEKTASLSQMLREAKEKERARLSNQPLSAPTAHYGILFDDYQGLSHLEALEILSNESEAKVQAFLSFLTEEEQEEVKKELIFIKEIFIKQEEEEDEEKARGETKDNGDLSSQIHCSTPISADGEEFVSVLTELLFELHVAATPDKLNKARMRAHEWANKVEQPGGVTFSGENAEDQKDDGHNKEEEKKKNEEELEDKKSDGEEKEKERDLRSVEAIYLSSVGSLAEVTARSIEQLHKVAELILHGQEQEKPARDQAQILTKLTCAMCKEVDCLTKRFSGTLLLVGPQRKAEELNPLVDSVLQEGTNSTNYIHNAFQLLLPVLQISHIQSQHRQAAAEPAAQPQH from the exons ATGTCTCAGGCTGCCCCCTCTGATGCAGAGCCCTGCACAGACAGCGGACCTCCGTCTGGACCTGCTCCCCTCACTGATCCCAGCCCTCATCACGGTGAATCAACACTCCATGATCATCCGACGGCTCCGCTGCCGCCTTCTCTCAATGCAGAGAGCACAGACTTCCTTCATGAAGCTCAGCAGACTGCCGTGGAAGACACTACGACCAAACCTGAAACATCTGAGGGTCTGTCAGAGCCCCCTGCTGGGAATCAGGTGGTTGAATGTGACCAAGCAGTGAGCCTGGAGCCAGATCCAGAGAGcttggaggaagaggagaag GTGTCGGTCCAGCAGAAAGACCAGGGCTGGGGGGGCTGGAGCACTTGGGGAAAATCTCTTCTGAGCAGTGCCACCTCCACCGTTG GACACAGCCTGAGCTCCGTTAAGGTGAAGGCAGGTGAGGCTCTTCGTCTCCACAGGACCTCGGTAGGGGAGGAGGCACTAGAAGAGGAGGACGAGGGAGCAGGGGAGAGGAAAGAGGGAGCAGATCCTGACAGAGCCAGCTTAGAGGAGTCAGCCCCTGCAAGTGCTGCCCCTTCTGCTGCACCCAGTAGAGGAGTTTTCTCCACAATCACACATGCTGTACAGAACACT GGTAAGTCGGTCATCAGTGGAGGACTGGATGCCTTGGAGTTCATCGGGAAGAAGACCATGAATGTTCTGGCTGAGAGTGATCCAGGTTTTAAAAAGACCAAGACTCTGATGGAGAAGACCGCATCTCTGAGTCAG ATGTTGAGGGAAGCCAAGGAAAAGGAGCGCGCACGTCTCAGCAACCAGCCGCTGAGTGCGCCCACAGCTCACTACGGCATTCTCTTTGATGACTACCAGGGCTTGTCCCACCTCGAGGCCCTGGAGATCCTGTCCAATGAGAGCGAGGCCAAA GTCCAAGCATTCCTCTCTTTCCTCAcggaggaagagcaggaggaggtgaagaaggAGCTGATTTTCATTAAAGAGATATTCAtaaagcaagaagaagaagaggatgaggagaaaGCAAGAGGAGAGACGAAGGATAATGGTGATCTAAGTTCCCAAATACACTGTTCCACCCCCATAT CTGCCGACGGTGAGGAGTTTGTTAGCGTTCTGACTGAGCTGCTGTTTGAACTTCATGTTGCCGCGACTCCAGACAAACTCAACAAG GCTCGTATGAGAGCCCATGAATGGGCGAACAAAGTGGAGCAGCCAGGAGGAGTAACGTTTTCCGGAGAAAACGCAGAGGATCAGAAGGATGATGGCCAtaacaaagaagaagagaagaagaaaaatgaagagGAGCTTGAGGACAAGAAGAGTGAtggggaagaaaaggaaaaggagcGTGACCTCCGATCTGTTGAG GCCATCTACCTGTCATCAGTGGGCAGTCTGGCAGAAGTGACGGCGCGCAGTATCGAACAGCTCCACAAGGTGGCAGAGCTCATCCTTCATGGTCAGGAGCAGGAGAAGCCAGCCAGGGACCAGGCACAAATCCTCACCAA GTTGACATGTGCCATGTGTAAGGAGGTAGATTGCTTGACCAAGCGGTTCTCTGGTACTCTTCTTCTAGTTGGG